In the Archocentrus centrarchus isolate MPI-CPG fArcCen1 chromosome 19, fArcCen1, whole genome shotgun sequence genome, CTGAGGACGTCTTCCTGCTCAGGACAGTCGCAGAGCGACACGGGCCCTGTTGacctgcagagtctgagctgGTTTTCTCTGAGCTCCCTGGTGTCTTCTCTTCAGGCTCACTGCTCTCCTGAACACGAGTCACAGTCACTTCCTCCACAGGCTCTGCCGGCTCACTGCCTGTTGAGACAAGATCTGCGTCCAAATGTAACTCACAAGAGGGACTACTGCGGACTTCAGCGGGGTACGGATTATCATCAGATGATGGCAGTTCAATAGATGCTTCAGTTGGCTCTGAGTCAGAGTGTGGGGGTTGGTCCACGGGTTGTTGGGATGGTGTAGCGGGACCCTGGATCTCACTGTCACAGAAAACACCCGTTTCTGAGAACTGAGCGGGGCCGATGCAGGAGACGAACGAGTCCTCCTGCGTGGAGTCCTGACTGCAGTGTCCACTCTCACGGAAATCAGTCAGCgagctgcagacacagacaaGTCATGACATGCATTTTACTGGAAGCGTAAATTAAAAGAAGCCTGTGTAGACCGCAGACCAAacccaacaaaaacactgtaaaatggAGCCGTCAGTGTGCGAGCTGGTTATTGGCTGGCTTCCGGCCCAGCACCTGACACCATTTTGGTGGGaaagtgtgtgtatttttctagtTTTCAAATGGAGACCACTTCTTGCCATGATTAACACACTTTTTGTGCTCTGGCATTAGAACAGCAGGACGGGGCATATGGGACTGACTCAAAAATATACTACAAAGTGGGACTCATTCTGGTGCAAGTCTTGGACAACTGAAACAGAGGAAAGCAGACACACCGAGCATCAGGCACACAGGTCTTATCTTTGATTATCTTTGATTTGGACATTTTGCTGGGTTTTGCTGGTAGAAAGGAAAATTAAGAGCATCAGCAGCCACGTTGTTTAACTCCgtttttgatcattttgaagcaaataacagtttaaatacGTATACATACTCTTTCTGTGGCCTCTCGGTGCCAATGTTGACATTAATGGATGCTTCCAGGTCACACGGAGACCACTGCCCTCCTGTCGGGCTGCGGGGGTCCTGTCCCTGCAGAAGGCTGTCAGAGCTCAGGCTGGAGGAGAGCTGAGAGGAGCCTGTGGTATCCAGGCTTAAATTAGAGGAATGAAGAGCAGTCTCACTCCCTTGTAACAGATCTGATCCCCTCCCCAGTAAAACCGGGCAGCCTCTCTGCACATCCGGTGCATCTGAAGAACTCGATGACTGAGACACCGTATCCCACAGTTCCTTGCATACGGGCTTGGAGGTGGGATGGCCTCCACCATTGAGGGGCAGGTTGAGTAAGTCCGCCTGGGACAAGGGGCAGAGTCCGGCAAGAGCCAGAGGCGTGGTGGTCCACTCGTTGAGGACAGACGACTTGTAAGACAGGCTGAATGTGAGGGAGGTCAGACCCTGGAGGTAGCTGAGCAGAACTTCTCGCTCCTCCGGGTTCAGGAGCAAGGCACTGGGCTGATAATGGGCCTGCAGCTTGGAGTCTTCCCGGAACAACGATGCGAGGTAGCACTCCAGGAGGCCGTGGTTAAGAGCCAGCCGGAGCCACGCTCGGCAGCGACCCACATCAGTGCCCACAAAGCTGATCTTCTCCAGCTCGGTGATCACATCACTGGGGAATTAAAAGAGAATGTTAAAACACTTTGGACTGCATTTCTGCAGAGTAATGACTTAAATCAGTCATGCTTGAATTTAAGAATGGCATCGCTCACTAAAAAACTATACTTACAGTCTAACAGCCAACCTGCATACATTCAATGCAGAAACTGAGGGTCACGCTTTGTGATTTAAATGACCTAATTTCTCTGGACCTATGGGACACAGTGACAGACACTGTTTGGCCTATAAAGTGTCTGAACACTGTGGGAAAAACTATTTCCTCAAGCCAGAGTTCAAATCTTCATGTGAATTTTTTGGAGGGAAAAGTCCCACCTTGGTTCTGACTTACCGGTGGGTGACACTTTTAAGGAGGCTCCAGAAAAAAGGCTGAGGGAGGGGTCCTCGGTCCCCTTTCCTACTCCCACCTCGAGACTCCGAGCGGATGTACTTGCTCTTGATCCCGTGGATGAAGACGGCCTCCAGGGCACAGCAGAGGAGGTTAGCGTCGCCATCTTCGCTGGTGACCACCAAGTCTGAGGTTACATATCGTTTCTGCAGGGCCTTCAGCGACTGTGCCAACTTCTCTTTGATCTGAGAGACAAGaggaaaacaataaataaatcagctttCTCTTCAGGTACTGACAGGAAGCAAACGAGAATTAATTCCTGTTCACCCacagaagacatttttattcataCATGCGGCACTTTGTTGCATTTCAATCCACAGTGTAATGACAAACAAGCAGAGCCAGATCATCAGCTGTGTTGTTATGAAACTTAACCTGTATATCACACAGTGTCACATGCCACCCACTGTCAGCTGAcgggaaaagaacaaaaacattacaaGCAACCCTACTTTAGGTTGCCGGCTAAAAGCAGCTGCTTTTGCAACACTCGGAGTCGGGACATGAAGAGCTCTTGATACAGAGCACTGAAGCACTCTGCCCTCGCTGTGCTTGACTTCttagaaaagattaaaaaaatccaCGCAGCAGCATGTTGTGCAGTTTCTGCAAAACTAGAACTACAGGATTTTCCCAAAGTCCAAACTGGGCCATATAAGCACAGTTGGTCCAACTACGGTCCAAACAACGAGTCTGCGTTGCCCTACGTAACGATGTGAGGTCTCAGAGCCTTGTTAATCCttcttaaataaacacaaaagggacttacatttaaataaaaaaaaatgaaaaatacatttttcctttctttaaaaaCATACCAACTGTAACCCTGGGGTTTTCCTGGCTCAACGCCGGCGCCTTGAGGATGACTAAGCACGACTGGCTCACATATAGTTATGGAAAAAAATATCCTCTTGCTCTTTTTGGtacaaaaaaatttattttaggtTTGGGTATATTAAGccctattttaaaaaaaaatggttacaAATATTTAATCACAGTCCTGGTCATTTTTCTTGGCTGATGGCTAAAACCTCTTTGGTGGGGGTAAAGGATCATTTTATATCTGCATCATCAGTTTCATGAGCCTGGGAATGCCTAGTTTGAACATTTCTGTGAATCCTGTGAAGTCTACCTTTCAGGTTAGAGTTCGATCCAACTCTGTGTTGCCTAAAAGGAGGTTTTTATTAGAGAAGGTGCAGTTTGAGGTAATTTTTTCTCCCTTTCCTCTCATTACAGAGACAGGATTCCCAAAATGCAGCCCACAGACCAGCGATGGACTTTAACAACGCTGTGTACAGGCCCGAGAACGCAACAAGGAACCAACACTGTGTGTTATATGATCATACAGCAGCGTACCACAAATCTGCTCAAGGTGGAACAGGAAATGCAGACGGTGTTCAGAAATTTAAATGTGGTACGTGgctgaaaaaaattacacacaaatcACAGTTATGAAGATAATCCACCAGCCTCTGAACAAACACAATAAGAGCAATAACAGTGTTGTTTTCTCACAGTGGTTGCTCCCCCCCCTCCAAAAGTGCAGTCACACAGTGCAGCGCCACACAAATAAACTTACGCCTCGTGCAAAAGGTTTAAGATAATGTGtgaggaaaaatattaaaagcaaACAGCAAATATTAGCCAAACCTTTCCTTAAGTAAGTGATAGTAATCACATGTGATAAGTAAGTGAactctgcactgcagtggttttatATTAGTGTTCAATATACAGACACAAAGCGTGCTAACAGAAAGTTCCAGATTTGTGAAACAGTGATGCAGACACAATCCATCTGCTGTGTCTGCCCCAAAAACTGGAAATATTTCTGCAACGAATGCAAATGTTTCACTTTAATTGTTCAATACCTGACTCTTGGCTCGCTTTAACTCAGTAAGGCCCTCTGACAAAAACATGCCCACCCCgataatgaagaagaaaagactTTAAAGGTTTTTTATGTTCACCTGCACTCAGCTCATGCAGATCACCTGAAGTgtgcacaacagcagcagagaggtCCACCTGGACCTCTTTTTCCCCTGCCTGCACCTGAAGACCTCCCGTGGTGCCAGGTGAGACTACACAAGACCAGCCTTATGATCAAACACGAGCAAAATCCTCTGTTGATGAGCTTAGCACTGGGATTATGATGAATTTCCACTGCTACATCCTTTATTAGTGACCTTTCAAAACAGgctgtgctttcttttttcttttgagggggggggggggggggggggggcgtgtcCCCCACAACCTGAACATCAgtttatttccatttatttaagGCTTTCTAAATCTAACTGAAATCAGAGAGCAGTTTTTAAAACCTCAATAACTGCGTAGCTTCTAACATTACTGAGTAATCCTGTGAATAACTGAATATGATTTTTGCCATAAATAATCAGTCCCATCTGCTCTCCATGTTCTGCGCTTTCCTGTCTGCAACAAAACTGTAAATCGAGTCACTGATTAACACCAAGGGCAGTTTTTGGTGTAATGTCCAACGAATGCACTACTTACATGTCACAGCGTAACTGTGACAGCAGAGGGGGAACAGAACCAGACACAAGGGATTCCTACCTGTTTGACATCTTTAGCCTCAGGTGGAGCATCAGTCTGTGTGGCGAGCATGGCACCTCCTGGGACGGATCACTCCAGCATggcacactgaaacacagaaagaaGACGATTCCTTTTGGCACTCGCGGGCTTAACTAACGACGACCAAACCAGTTGTGCAAACTTGTATGCTGAATATGATCACGCAGGCATGTGACGAGAAGGAAACGATTTTCCCCTCCTCACTTCGAGTAACCAGCATTCATTACATTTCCCATCACGAGACTGTGTTCTGTGACATTCTGCCACTCCACGCTCTCTGTGAGTGGCCCTCTGAGTCATGTGAAGCGCAGATTAAAGAGGACGTCTGCAGGGAAGTAGCGTCTAACTTCCCCAATCAATTAATCAGCTGAGCATGTGATCTAatcactctgacatcatcacacCCAGATAAGACTGCGTTAAACACATCAAGTGCTGtcagcaaacagaaggtctgttTACCAAACAGCGGCCGGTTAAGGGTTTCACTTTAAACACCCAAAGCGACACTCAAGCGTTTATTATCTCTGCAGCCGTATTGCCACGGCAGGCactgggcgtgtgtgtgtgtgtgtgtgtgtgtgcactaacGCCCGAAAGGCACGGCTGAAACATCGTAAGCTaaatagataaaataaataagtaaataaactgTGTAAACCACGAAATGTATAGCAGctactttaaaatattaaaacatgaCCCCAGAGGCGGCTTTTACTAGCTAAGTGTTGCTTACCGAAACAAACAGACGGGCTAACGGGTCCAAAAACAAGCGCGTGTCCTCCTTAAATTAACGTAAACACGTGATCTGCACGTTAAAGGCACAAAAATCCGTGCAGTCACTCTCCATCGCGTCCAAAACACCTAAAAATAGAGCAGAACTTAGCTCGACGTGAGACGCTCGCCTCTGTCCGACTGAAGGCGAAATGCAACATGGGAACTCCGGCTAGACCAGTGATGCGTTCAGGCTCCTTCACAAATGCAGTGAAATTGAgcctctttgtcttcttcttttggctgatCCCTTTAAGGAtcaccacagcggatcatctgcgtCCATCTCAGCCTATCTTTTGCATCcccctctgtcacaccagccctctgcatgtcctccttcactacatccacgaaTCTTCACTGTAGCcgtcctcttttcctcctgcctggcagctccatcttcagcatcctttatccaatatccactatccctaatttgcacatgtccaaaaccacctcagccttgcctctctaactttatcTCCAAAGAGCTCGacctgagctgttcctctgGTGTGTTCAtgtctaatcctgtccatcctggtcacccCAGTGACTCACAATCCTGTCTCTTTGTCGGTGCCATTGTCTCCCATCcgtacatcatagcaggtctcactaccatcttgtaggtcttccctttcactcttgctgctatccttctgtcacaaatcaccctgacactcatctccacccactccaccctgcctgcactctcttctttacctctcttgtgcactgttctTTGCTTTGGATGCTTGAcaccaggtatttaaactcatccatctTCACTACGTCTGTtttttgcagcttcactgtcacacctgtCACACCTGTCTCCTTCTCATATCTCATaactccacctctccaggttctcttccacctgctccctactctctcTACAGATCACGTCATCTGTGAGCATCATagtccatggagactcctgcctgacctcatctgtcaacagCATATTTTACTGACATTTAAGTGTCTGTAACTTGCATGCCTGCCCACTTATTTATGTcgatgttattattattgttattattattatatcataAAACTGTCCCGTTTCTTCTCATGAAATACAGCTGCTTCTGGCTGTGATTTTACCTGagtaaaaagtaacaaaatattgTTATTAGtgttttgattattaaaaaaaaaaatagaaaactaaAGTTCATACATGTTTTCGCATTTTATGATAAATTTGTCAGCCTGGAAGATAGAGGACAGCCAATTCAACCAAATTAAGAAGCATGTCTGGGCTGTGGGAGGATACCAGAgtagagaaaacccatgcaggcacaggaaGGACACACAAACTCGACacactggatttgaacccagagcCTCCTTCTTTGGAGCCAGtgctgcaccactgtgctgccacaaaaaagtgaataaagtgaaataaaacacaatgaaatagctttagaaaacaaaaactatcAAATTTTAGCAGTGTAACAGTATTTTTGACCCTGCAGAGTTGAAATAAAGGGTGAACATGAGAGAAGAGATGACTTTCTGCTAAACAgatgtgtcctgctgtaaaGGGTTATTGCATCAAGTTTGTGTATGCATTAGAAACActagattattttttaaatgatttaaccTGACAGGTGTTACATATGTTTGAAATAACCAGATAAACTGTGTTAGTCTGTGGTACGTATTATGATCTCCAACTTAAGCTGATTTACAGTCATTTACTGAGATTTCATCTTTCAAATCTTTGTTGCATTTTCCTTATAAGCGGAACTCACTGCTGCACAGGACGTGAACAGGATGTGAACACAAAATTCTGATATGTAAcccttttttaaacacagtttgAACCACTTATAGACTAAACTCTTTTGATTCAGAGGTGTAACTTTTTGATGTATCTTCTGATTTCTGGGTTACTTTtattcaagaaaaaaacaataattttgttgaaagaaaaaaaaaatacgcaGACGGTAACGCTAACGCTAAACAGAAGGAGCAGAACCTGATACCTAAAGTGGAAGTTGTAGTTTACGAGCAACATTTGAAGGCAGCGCACCGTTTCAGTCGTTGCAGATCTCAGAGcactttctgttctctgttcacAGTTCCTGTCGCGATCAACAGATTTAATAACACACCGCAACTTACAGACTACTTTACCCCATAACCACTTCACTGTGACCAGAATATTCGtttcagaaaatgaaaaagcataAACTTCAATCACTCTATGTTGTTTTCTTGCGCAATCAGCTCCACTTAACCTAATTAACCGGCTTGAAACTGTCACGCAAACTGTGATCAGTATTGACCATGTGCATGCTACTGCAGTTGAGCTATATATCCTATTGTTacatgattattaaaaaaattatactttAATGGCACATTAATGATGttaattgttaaaaaaatggGAGGAAGATATCAGTCAAATTCATGTTTAagtttgtttaatgtgtgtttattgtCTCTTTTTGTTTACACTCAATATATGAGTGACGGGAGTCACCGTGTAACCATAAGAAGAGGACAGAGGGAAAACCGGTCTGCACTGTTATGGTATTTTATAccagctggctgcgtggaaactggcCCTTGTTGTCCCTGAATGAGCCCGTTACAAATAATCACACCTGTGTTTACAAGTGCAGCAGAAGAGCGAGCTTTTTAATGACAGACAGTCTGATGTAGGCCATAAGAAATGATGTAACAAACTTACCTGCTCATTCATACCTGCGCTCTTTCGTCATCCTTCACTTTCACACTGCAGAGTGTAAACAGAGTAAAGGTGCGTCAGTGACGTGGCGCTCATTcgctttccttttcttctgtgGAGGCGGTCTGCAGACACAGCACTGATATGTTTGTGAATACATAGTTTATGCATTTATATCCGCTGATGTAATATTTACAGATTGAATCCCGAATGGCTAAACACAGTTTTGTACTCACAATGACACTTCAGATAAAGAGAACAAGGCTGTTTATTCTGCTTTTAATTAACACGTCATTAACGGATGTCCTGCAACCTGCAAAGAAGGTGAAAACTtcctaaaacaaacacatttcctgcttttaatttTCCAAAATGAGAGAAACTCGCCCGGAAGCTCCGTGTTGATCCTAAACATTTCTCCATATTTGACACACAACGAACGAgcattgtgtttttatgcatGAGGTGCTGTGTAACTTTCTGTCATCTCATGGTGCAGCTGCCCCACTTTTTGGAATCAGAGCATATTTCTATGCAACATTGGCTTACTATGGTACAAAAGAGCACTGATCCAAGCTGGAAATGTGCGGCATAAAGCCGATGCTTTTTGCCTTTTGAGACGTGTGCCGTGGGTTTCCCCACAGGTCAGGAAAATGAAAGAGGTGCGCTCTGCTAAATGAAGCGCCGCAGAGCTGCTCTAACACAGAGAACACCAGGAGAGCTGAGGGTTTGCTTCATACCAAGGACATTTCtactttttctttaaaagatGATCCAAAGGAGTTTCTTCGCTTGCCTGTTTCTCTGCATGTGCAGTTCGGGCTCTTCGCTACGCTGCAGATGGATTAATCATAAATTCAGACAGCACAGCGAAGAAACTTTGAATCTACTCGATATGATGGTGAGTGCGCTCCTCTGCATCATGTTTACTGTCATTCTTTAGAGTCTgatcagctccagctccagaaACAACGTTCAACATTTATCCTGTAAGATAAAGAGCCTACAATAATTTCAGCCTAAAGTCTTCATTAGGAAGTATCAGATATTGACTTAGACACACGTACTGCACACTTCATAACGTTGTTTGACTTTATacatccctgtgtgtgtgtgtgtgtgtgtgtgtgtgtgtgtgtgtgtgtgtgtgtgtgtgtgtgtgtgtgtgtgtgtgtgtgtgtgtgtgtgtgtgtgtgtgtgatgcagaTTACCAGCACTGCTGAGGATGCTGAGATAGAGGACACAGTGCACTTCCCTAATCACCTCTACCACCAGGCCTCCACAGCAACAGTGAGTCATCCTCAACGTTTCACATAAACTTTAATGGAAGAAGTCAAAGTGTTGCAGTAGAAATTCAACAAAAGCTCATctttacatatatttatgtaGACTGTTGAGCTATGAAAGGCTCGTGGGCATTGTCAGCCACAGAGAGAATACGTGTATTGTCTAAGCACTCAGTACATACAGAAGCTAAAGGGAGGTGTTTCTTATCACCTCCCTGTCATGCAGGCAGTAATTCAAggtcaaaacacaaagaacttaGTTTCAAACATTTGCTCCCATGGGAACAGAGACATCCTGTCTCTGGGAAAATCTTCATTATTATGTGCatgatattgttttttttcctgttgctcgGCTTTTAAACCATCTGTCTAAAAGTGTCCCGAACATATACTTGTCTGTTCTTCTTAAGTGCCTcgaggtgactgctgttgtgatttgatgctatattaATAACACTGAATTATTGTTCTTCCAGGCTGAGGAGAAACTGGCTTTCACAGCTCAGattctggaggaggtggctgccCTGTTTGAGGAGGATCACAGCTCTGCATCATGGGAGGAGAGCACAGTGAGGAACTTTCTCAATATTGTGAACAAACAGGCTGAAGAGCTTCGCTCCTGTGTGAGTTCACTTTCACCGACAGCTCTCACGTTTTCATTTACCATGAATTCAATCTGTGTTCCATCAGAGTCCGGACAAATGTGAATAAGTTAAACTGCTGAAgcataaatgtaaatatgttttcattccttgtgttttatttagtttgGAAGCCACAGTCACGGGACAAAGAAGAGCGAGCAGCTGTATTTCAAGACAGAAATGTATTTCAAGAGACTCTCAGATCATGTCCTAAAGAGACAGGTAAGTCTACATGATTCTCACTGTTTCTGCATTTAGATATGACATTTATCAGTGAAACAGCTCTGCTATGTTTTAATAATGATGATATTGTGGTGTCTGCAGGGTCACAGTGCTGAAGCCTGGGAGCTGATCAGGAGAGCAGCCAGAGACCATCTAATGAGAACAGAACACCTGACGTCATCTCTGCGCCCCGCCCACTAAAACCTGTGTCACATGAAGGATGTGTTTATGTattagcatttttatttatgtcattGTATGGAGTAGttggttacatttatttatttatttgtttatttatttttttataatttgtataaaactaaactgaacaaattttttatgttaaagtcaataaatattttcttatctaacaaactgaaatattttttattcctGCCGCATCAATAAAGatgctgatgtttttatttttactgagtAAAATCAAACATCAGAAGCATGTTCTTTGGACATTCtctgcttttcactcatttcagtccagcttttaaacaagaacaacacaaacagcacagtgtGCAGTGCGTCCTTCAAaaggaggaaactggacaagtggggGACAACAGAAGAACAggcagctataaaaaaaaactctgcaggAGATTCCCATCATCTGAAAGTCACGATCTAAACAAACAGCAAGGAGCTGacgcaggacctgagagatgcatctgaccctgcAGGTGCTGCATTCACTGACGCCTCATCAGGAGCGGCAAGAAGCCGCTCTAAAGGAAGACAAACAGTGAGATGAGGCTGAGGCGTGCGAAACTACACACGAACATCAGTGGAGGAATGAATCCACGTGTGAAGTGTTTGGTTCAAATCACCAACAATATGAAAGGAGGCTGTCAGCAGAGAGTGTGTGCCTGGTGTTGGAGAACTTGTCCAAACTGAAGGAATTATGAAAACtgaaaagtactgtcagattttgaagCTCCGTGCAATAACAGCTGGAAAGCATCCGActgtcatttttcagcatgacagtgatcccaaacacgctGCCAGTGCAGTAACAGCATACCTGGAGAGAAGAACACACAGGTGAACACCATcacctcatttatttatactaGCAAACCCCGCGCCACACCGGAGACACGCGGAACATATAAGCATACAGAAGTACACACACTACGATCGTTACAGTATGAGGCTATGATACATTATCTTGTGACATCATAATAATCTGACATTCTGTTCTGTACTATGACATTCCACTGTCTAAGTGTCAAATGTACAAGTACATACACGGCTGTGGGATTTGTATCAAATAGTTACATATGTCATATAGATGTTGGCACTCACAGCGCTCCAGGCAAAAACTCATCAAGATCGGTCCAGTCGTCTTGGAAGAAATGGGAACtctacaaacatacaaacatatgcTGTGATCATTATGATTGTGCTGGAAGATGGCAAACAAGTTCAGTTATTTATTGAAACGTAcaaacatgaatggaaatataagacatatataagacaaaaacaagagTTTGCACACTtccaacaagcttgaaagtcagaaTTTAGTATGACAACATTTATTCCAGGGTGtgtcctgcctctctctctgtgacagctgggataggctgcagaTATACTTTATTGGGACATTCTTTAGTCAAAATATGGTaaaaaatgaaagttaaaaaccacaaacatacaACAGATTGTGTAAATAAGTAGATATCATGAGGCTGAAATATGTTTTGTGGCTCTAGAGTGATGT is a window encoding:
- the LOC115798262 gene encoding interferon a3-like; protein product: MIQRSFFACLFLCMCSSGSSLRCRWINHKFRQHSEETLNLLDMMITSTAEDAEIEDTVHFPNHLYHQASTATAEEKLAFTAQILEEVAALFEEDHSSASWEESTVRNFLNIVNKQAEELRSCFGSHSHGTKKSEQLYFKTEMYFKRLSDHVLKRQGHSAEAWELIRRAARDHLMRTEHLTSSLRPAH